AATCAGAATAATATTTTGATTGAATCGCTTAATAGGGTTAAAAATTTTGTTTAAGTAAATAATAATTATGAACATCTGCATTGTTGGTTTAGGCTTACTGGGTGGGTCTACAGCATTAGGACTAAAGGCAAAAGATAGTAGCTACCGCATTATAGGGGTAGACAACGATCGTGAGCATGCCGCTCAGGCCTTAGTAGGAGAAATAGCCGATAAAATTATGTCTCTGGAAGAAGCGGTACAGCATGCAGATGTCGTAATTCTTGCTACTCCGGTCAACGTAATTATTAAGCAGTTGCCAGAGGTGCTGGATATGGTAGGGCGCAATGTAGTAGTCACCGACCTGGGTTCTACCAAAGAGCAGATTTGTGCTACAGTTCGTGATCATCCTAAGCGTGGACAGTATGTTGCGGCACACCCCATTGCTGGTACTGAGCGCTCCGGACCAGGGGCTGCTTTTCCTGAACTTCTTCTTGGTAAGCAAATGATATTATGTGAGCGCGATCGCTCAGACATTGAAGCTCTGGAAATAGTAGAAAATCTTTTTAAGCTAAAACTGAATATGCGGGTAAGCTATATGGAGGCAGCTGCCCATGACCGACATATCGCCTACGTATCTCACCTCAGCCATATTAGCTCCTTTGCCCTGAGTACCACAGTGCTGGATAAAGAAAAAGACGAGCTAAGTATTTTTGAAATGGCAGGTAGCGGCTTCTCCTCTACCGTAAGGCTGGCTAAAAGTTCAGCACAGATGTGGGTGCCTATTTTCTCTCAAAATACCAAAAATATTTCTTCTGCTCTGGGTAGCTACATCAAGAATCTACAGCGTTTTAAAGATATTATTGATGCGCAGGATGAAGAAGGAGCCAGTGCAGAAATTACTCGTGCTAACGACATCATCAGAGTACTGTCGGGTATCGAGAAATAAATACAGCAGGCTGGTATGCGAAATCTAACATTTTGCCCGTATTATTGCTTTCTTAAGCAAAAGACATTTGAATAAGCTATTTTTTACAGGACTTATCTGTGCTATAATTTTATTTTTTGGTACTCCCTTAAAAACTTATGCACAGCAGAATGCATTTGTAGATGTTTTTCAGGACACTATGAATGTGAAAATGCTGGTTACTAACCGGGGTTTGTTTACCGCCCTGCGCCAACTGGAAAGTGACGAGTCACTTAAATTTGCACCTAACAATCGTAGTTACCTGGGTGTAGGAGGTTATGTTTGGGACCTGGGTTTTCAGTTTCATTTTCCGCTACCTATTACCTGGTTTTTTGACAGGGCACGTACTACCGAAAGCAGAATTACTGATGTGCAGGCAACGCTTTACCGCAAAAAATGGCTGGTAGAAGGGGTGTTTCAATGGTATCGTAACCTCTACCTGAGCGATGACCAAAGCCTGGATAACCTTGCAGAAGGTATACAGGAAGGCAACATTCGGGCAAGGCGAATTATGGTAGGCGCTTCTCATTTATTTACTGGAGAGCAGGTATCGGTTAAAGCTCCTTTTAATCGTAACCTGAGGCAGGT
This window of the Porifericola rhodea genome carries:
- a CDS encoding prephenate dehydrogenase; protein product: MNICIVGLGLLGGSTALGLKAKDSSYRIIGVDNDREHAAQALVGEIADKIMSLEEAVQHADVVILATPVNVIIKQLPEVLDMVGRNVVVTDLGSTKEQICATVRDHPKRGQYVAAHPIAGTERSGPGAAFPELLLGKQMILCERDRSDIEALEIVENLFKLKLNMRVSYMEAAAHDRHIAYVSHLSHISSFALSTTVLDKEKDELSIFEMAGSGFSSTVRLAKSSAQMWVPIFSQNTKNISSALGSYIKNLQRFKDIIDAQDEEGASAEITRANDIIRVLSGIEK
- a CDS encoding DUF4421 family protein, with product MNKLFFTGLICAIILFFGTPLKTYAQQNAFVDVFQDTMNVKMLVTNRGLFTALRQLESDESLKFAPNNRSYLGVGGYVWDLGFQFHFPLPITWFFDRARTTESRITDVQATLYRKKWLVEGVFQWYRNLYLSDDQSLDNLAEGIQEGNIRARRIMVGASHLFTGEQVSVKAPFNRNLRQVQSAGSFMLTGGFSSIELEGEESVIPLGARERFANDTSLTEISAISVFARPGYAYNFVYNKFFFHLSGSLGLALQYKIYKDEEGRHTNWGVAPNYNVKGATGFDNGKYFAGVSSVFTFGSVQVDQIRLLETSRNLQLFVGYRFAEPQWLRDLKPGFLNW